In the genome of Halapricum salinum, one region contains:
- a CDS encoding carbohydrate kinase family protein: MNDSRVLVAGEALIDLFPTSEGPIAEAETLKREAGGAPANVAVALSRLGHPPFLWTRLGDDPFGEHLASVLTAEDVREDFLERDDDRKTAHTLVGEDETGDQSFTFFADETATFAMEPDTVDDETLAEVEWVHAGGVSLFTEPARTATLDLLERANEHGCTVSFDPNTRPDLWPDETVLVETLERALGIADVVKTDQEDLSVLVEAADEDAVAEAVLDMGPHTVLLTRGGEGAMARATADAPWGPAEAEFKGYDVDVVETTGAGDAFVAGTITALGLQQVGLAEALRYASAVGGLATTATGAMAGLPTAADVEALVAGDHGE, encoded by the coding sequence ATGAACGACTCGCGCGTACTCGTCGCCGGTGAGGCACTGATCGACCTGTTTCCTACGAGTGAGGGCCCGATCGCAGAGGCCGAGACGCTGAAACGGGAAGCTGGCGGCGCACCGGCCAACGTCGCCGTCGCACTGTCGCGGCTGGGCCATCCCCCATTTCTGTGGACCCGACTCGGCGACGATCCCTTCGGCGAGCACCTCGCGTCGGTCCTGACCGCAGAAGACGTCCGCGAAGATTTTCTGGAGCGGGACGACGACCGAAAGACGGCCCACACCCTCGTGGGAGAAGACGAAACTGGCGACCAGTCGTTTACCTTCTTCGCCGACGAGACGGCCACCTTCGCGATGGAGCCCGACACCGTCGACGACGAGACACTGGCCGAAGTCGAATGGGTCCACGCCGGCGGCGTCTCACTCTTCACCGAACCCGCACGAACGGCGACGCTGGACCTGCTCGAACGAGCGAACGAGCACGGCTGTACGGTCTCGTTCGACCCGAACACGCGACCGGATCTCTGGCCAGACGAGACGGTGCTGGTCGAGACGCTCGAACGGGCGCTCGGCATCGCTGACGTGGTCAAGACCGACCAGGAGGACCTGTCGGTGCTGGTCGAGGCGGCCGACGAAGACGCGGTCGCGGAGGCCGTCCTCGACATGGGGCCACACACCGTCTTGCTCACGCGCGGCGGCGAGGGCGCGATGGCGCGTGCGACAGCGGACGCGCCGTGGGGTCCGGCCGAAGCCGAGTTCAAAGGCTACGACGTCGACGTCGTCGAGACGACGGGCGCAGGCGACGCCTTCGTCGCGGGGACGATCACCGCGCTGGGCCTCCAACAGGTCGGGCTGGCAGAGGCGCTCCGGTACGCCAGTGCCGTGGGCGGCCTCGCGACGACGGCGACCGGCGCGATGGCAGGGTTGCCGACGGCAGCGGACGTCGAGGCGCTCGTGGCAGGCGACCACGGGGAGTAA
- a CDS encoding CBS domain-containing protein: MFVPLVREVMSGPVETVTAAVSAREAATRLRDRDIGSLVVVEDGRPVGIVTRTDVVALFAAGSDGDTLSVGEMMSENPVTIGPDATVTVAAETLSEHDVSKLPVVEDGELVGIVTTTDLADYVSTGAMEPTASVEPQRHRYRPDTAYECEDWYFQSYGTEDGLGVGDRATFAKTITDEDVQAFADASGDTNRVHLEADFAAKTRFGERIAHGTLVSGLISAALARLPGLIIYLSQQVTFRGPVSLGECVTAHCTVVEDLGRSRYRLETSVETDAGETVVEGQATVLADPLPEES, translated from the coding sequence ATGTTCGTCCCACTCGTCCGGGAGGTCATGTCCGGGCCCGTCGAGACGGTCACGGCCGCTGTGAGCGCGCGCGAGGCGGCGACACGGCTTCGCGACCGCGATATCGGATCGCTGGTCGTCGTCGAAGACGGGCGGCCGGTTGGGATCGTGACGCGAACCGACGTCGTCGCGCTGTTCGCGGCCGGCAGCGACGGCGATACCCTCTCCGTCGGGGAGATGATGAGCGAGAACCCGGTGACGATCGGACCGGACGCGACCGTCACCGTCGCCGCCGAGACGCTGTCCGAACACGACGTATCGAAGCTGCCGGTCGTCGAGGACGGGGAACTCGTCGGGATCGTCACGACGACGGACCTCGCGGATTACGTCTCGACGGGCGCGATGGAGCCCACAGCGTCGGTCGAACCCCAGCGCCACCGCTACCGGCCGGACACCGCCTACGAATGCGAGGACTGGTACTTCCAGAGTTACGGGACCGAGGACGGGCTGGGGGTCGGTGATCGAGCCACCTTCGCGAAGACGATCACCGACGAGGACGTCCAGGCCTTCGCGGACGCCAGCGGTGACACCAACCGCGTCCACCTCGAAGCCGACTTCGCCGCGAAGACCCGCTTCGGCGAGCGGATCGCCCACGGGACGCTCGTGAGCGGGCTCATCAGCGCTGCGCTGGCCCGTCTTCCCGGATTGATCATCTATCTCTCCCAGCAGGTGACTTTTCGTGGCCCCGTCTCACTGGGCGAGTGCGTGACCGCTCACTGTACCGTGGTCGAGGATCTGGGTCGGAGTCGCTATCGACTCGAAACCAGCGTGGAGACCGACGCCGGCGAGACCGTCGTCGAGGGGCAGGCGACGGTGCTGGCCGATCCGTTGCCCGAGGAAAGCTGA
- a CDS encoding MATE family efflux transporter — MSVATRLGGFRDRVGQLLKDPDELDLTSGGIGWPLFYLSLPIVVTNLLQTAYNLADTFWVGRFSTTALTAITFSFPLVFLMFAMAMGLAIAGSVLVAQNIGADDESQAQFAASQTVVFSLTVSLGLGLAGYAVVEPVLGLLGADAAVQVLAADYMRVIALGMPFMFGFAVFISLMRGYGDTVTPMLVMLGSVVLNIAIDPFLIFGWGPFPQLGITGAAIATVFSRALAMVVGLAIMFRGSYGVEIHLSQMRPDFAYWGKLLRIGVPGSVEVTGRALSVTVMLFIVGQFANEVVAGFGVVARVNSIVFLPAIAVSQGVETMTGQNVGADRLDRAERTNNFAAKILFAVLAAMGVFAFLFAESIIGVFTSDPKVIEPGATFLRYAAPSFGFIGIMRAYIGGFRGTGGTLTAAAITVVMLWVVRLPIAWFGAGSIGQEGVWAAFAVSNVVGAGLAWAWFRRGGWKRGDATDDFFGVDVGPDPEPTDD, encoded by the coding sequence ATGAGCGTCGCGACCAGACTCGGTGGGTTCCGCGATCGCGTCGGCCAGCTGCTCAAAGACCCCGACGAGCTGGATCTCACCAGCGGCGGGATCGGCTGGCCGCTGTTCTACCTGTCGCTGCCGATCGTCGTCACGAACCTGCTGCAGACGGCCTACAACCTCGCCGACACCTTCTGGGTCGGTCGCTTCAGTACGACCGCGCTGACGGCGATCACGTTCTCGTTCCCGCTGGTCTTCCTGATGTTCGCGATGGCGATGGGGCTGGCGATCGCCGGGAGCGTTCTCGTCGCCCAGAACATCGGTGCAGACGACGAGTCACAGGCCCAGTTCGCGGCCTCCCAGACGGTGGTGTTCTCGCTGACCGTCTCGCTCGGTCTGGGGTTGGCGGGCTACGCCGTCGTCGAGCCGGTCCTGGGTCTCCTGGGCGCCGACGCCGCCGTGCAGGTGCTGGCGGCCGATTACATGCGCGTGATCGCGCTCGGCATGCCGTTCATGTTCGGCTTCGCGGTGTTCATCTCGCTGATGCGGGGCTACGGTGACACTGTCACGCCGATGCTCGTCATGCTGGGGTCGGTCGTGCTCAACATCGCGATCGACCCGTTTCTCATCTTCGGCTGGGGCCCGTTCCCGCAACTCGGGATCACCGGCGCGGCCATCGCGACCGTCTTCTCCCGGGCGCTGGCGATGGTCGTCGGGCTGGCGATCATGTTCCGTGGCAGCTACGGCGTCGAGATCCACCTCTCCCAGATGCGTCCTGACTTCGCGTACTGGGGCAAGCTCCTGCGGATCGGCGTCCCCGGTTCCGTCGAGGTGACGGGCCGCGCGCTGTCGGTCACGGTCATGCTGTTCATCGTCGGGCAGTTCGCCAACGAGGTCGTCGCCGGCTTCGGCGTCGTCGCCCGCGTGAACTCGATCGTCTTCCTGCCCGCCATCGCCGTCTCTCAGGGTGTGGAGACGATGACTGGCCAGAACGTCGGTGCGGATCGGCTGGACCGGGCGGAGCGAACCAACAACTTCGCCGCGAAGATTCTCTTTGCCGTGCTGGCAGCGATGGGTGTGTTCGCCTTCCTGTTCGCCGAGTCGATCATCGGCGTCTTCACCAGCGATCCGAAGGTGATCGAGCCCGGCGCGACGTTCCTGCGCTACGCCGCACCCTCGTTCGGATTCATCGGAATCATGCGGGCGTATATCGGCGGCTTCCGCGGGACGGGCGGGACGCTCACCGCGGCGGCGATCACGGTCGTCATGCTGTGGGTCGTCCGCCTGCCGATCGCCTGGTTCGGCGCCGGCTCGATCGGTCAAGAGGGCGTCTGGGCGGCGTTCGCCGTCTCGAACGTCGTCGGCGCGGGGCTCGCCTGGGCGTGGTTCCGCCGCGGCGGCTGGAAGCGCGGTGACGCCACCGACGACTTCTTCGGCGTCGACGTGGGCCCCGATCCCGAACCGACCGACGACTGA
- the hjc gene encoding Holliday junction resolvase Hjc gives MVVSNEKGDRRERELVNALDEAGFAVMRAPASGSATERELPDVLAGDGGDFYAIEAKSSSGDPIYLSGEEIEALVYFSQNFGAKPRVGVRFDREDWYFFHPGDLYTTDGGNYRVKKETALADGVDFEEFVGHSEKVTLNDLEEDEDDGPDQSVLDVLSAFERGDLDIDEAAAMLE, from the coding sequence ATGGTAGTCTCGAACGAGAAGGGCGACCGACGCGAGCGCGAACTCGTCAACGCGCTGGACGAGGCGGGCTTCGCGGTAATGCGTGCACCTGCAAGCGGCAGCGCGACCGAGCGCGAACTGCCGGACGTACTGGCCGGTGACGGCGGGGACTTCTACGCGATCGAAGCCAAGTCCAGTAGCGGCGACCCCATCTATCTCTCGGGCGAGGAGATCGAAGCGCTCGTGTACTTCTCGCAGAATTTCGGTGCAAAACCCCGTGTTGGCGTCCGCTTCGACCGGGAGGACTGGTACTTCTTCCACCCCGGCGACCTCTACACGACCGACGGCGGGAACTACCGCGTCAAGAAAGAGACCGCCCTCGCGGACGGCGTCGACTTCGAAGAGTTCGTCGGCCACTCCGAAAAAGTGACCCTGAACGACCTCGAAGAGGACGAGGACGATGGCCCCGACCAGAGCGTCCTGGACGTGCTCTCGGCGTTCGAACGCGGCGATCTGGACATCGACGAGGCCGCCGCTATGCTGGAGTGA
- a CDS encoding sensor histidine kinase: MADGGDGDVGVGSRGQHLASVGVIVGTGAVLSGIHLLSIAGSKANVLTVLSGGVTSLVFSAAVVGIGLWAGQSWEASSTTRLAVWCGGGTASFLLLAFLARILVESQGGTLPLGPRWFAGASSTGALLGSVLGIYDVRHVRARQRWRTAKDQTERLNNRLRRSNERLMVMNRVLRHNVRNDLNVVQGRAELIASRNTGVDARDAETIADVAQSLVAQSDKARTLESLMGAEGDHQSIDLATVVERELAALGQTYPGVQVAIEMPEQVPVEAAPSLDTAVANLLENAAKHNDADEPRVRVTVDWNPIETELVIADNGPGVPEHELDVLDEGSETKLRHTSGLGLWTTVWVVEHSDGELEFEDNDPRGTVVRMRLPSADAAEVDGFDRVGLTTTMPA; this comes from the coding sequence ATGGCAGACGGGGGCGACGGTGATGTCGGTGTCGGGTCACGTGGACAACACCTCGCGAGCGTCGGCGTCATCGTAGGGACCGGTGCAGTTCTGAGCGGGATCCATCTGCTGAGCATCGCTGGATCGAAGGCGAACGTCCTGACGGTGCTTTCGGGAGGAGTTACGTCGCTGGTGTTCTCGGCGGCAGTGGTCGGAATCGGGCTCTGGGCCGGACAATCGTGGGAAGCGTCCTCGACGACGCGGCTGGCCGTCTGGTGTGGCGGCGGCACGGCGAGTTTCCTCCTGCTGGCGTTTCTGGCACGGATCCTCGTCGAGAGCCAGGGCGGCACGCTCCCGCTCGGGCCGCGGTGGTTCGCGGGCGCGAGTTCGACCGGCGCACTCCTGGGCAGCGTCCTCGGGATCTACGACGTCCGACACGTCCGCGCGCGCCAGCGCTGGCGGACGGCGAAAGACCAGACCGAACGGCTGAACAATCGCCTCCGGCGCTCGAACGAACGGCTGATGGTCATGAATCGCGTCCTCCGGCACAACGTTCGCAACGACCTCAACGTCGTCCAGGGCCGGGCCGAACTCATCGCCAGCCGCAACACGGGCGTCGACGCCAGAGACGCCGAAACCATCGCCGACGTGGCCCAGAGTCTGGTTGCTCAGAGTGACAAAGCCCGGACGCTGGAGTCGCTGATGGGAGCCGAGGGCGACCACCAGAGCATCGATCTCGCGACCGTGGTAGAGCGGGAACTGGCCGCACTCGGGCAGACCTACCCCGGCGTCCAGGTAGCTATCGAGATGCCCGAACAGGTCCCCGTCGAGGCCGCACCGTCGCTCGATACGGCAGTCGCGAACCTGCTGGAGAACGCCGCCAAGCACAACGACGCCGACGAGCCGCGGGTCAGAGTCACCGTCGACTGGAATCCAATCGAGACCGAGCTCGTGATCGCGGACAACGGTCCCGGCGTCCCCGAACACGAACTGGACGTCCTCGACGAAGGCTCGGAGACGAAACTCAGACACACCAGTGGCCTCGGCCTGTGGACGACCGTCTGGGTCGTCGAACACTCCGACGGCGAGCTCGAATTCGAGGACAACGATCCTCGAGGGACGGTCGTCAGGATGCGCCTGCCCAGCGCCGATGCGGCCGAGGTCGACGGCTTCGATCGGGTCGGTCTGACGACGACCATGCCAGCCTGA
- a CDS encoding zinc ribbon domain-containing protein: protein MNTCPSCGAAVDTRDAHCRYCGAELYSETVPQQTAHRDDRHAAGQSTQGPPTAASQQPPPRQQRTRPHETGTDRRTLLAGGGAVVALGVGAFLVLGDNTEDDTATQPDTEQVRDVPAAAFGFDFDAASQGGQLTITCQSTADEIWATNLYVRGTDLARTGEWNGSTNDDGTITAGDSWRIPVDSSAYEVRVVWEPADGGQPSVLDSSAGPDA, encoded by the coding sequence ATGAATACGTGCCCGAGTTGTGGTGCGGCGGTCGATACCCGGGACGCCCACTGTCGCTACTGTGGCGCCGAGCTGTACAGCGAGACAGTACCCCAGCAGACAGCCCACCGAGACGATCGCCACGCAGCCGGGCAGTCGACGCAGGGCCCGCCAACAGCGGCCAGTCAGCAACCCCCACCGCGACAGCAGCGAACGCGGCCCCACGAGACGGGGACGGACCGACGGACGCTGCTGGCCGGTGGTGGTGCCGTAGTTGCCCTCGGGGTAGGGGCGTTCCTCGTACTCGGTGACAACACCGAAGACGACACCGCAACTCAGCCCGACACCGAACAAGTGAGAGATGTCCCAGCGGCCGCGTTCGGTTTCGATTTCGACGCGGCCTCCCAGGGTGGGCAGCTCACGATCACGTGTCAAAGTACCGCCGACGAGATATGGGCAACGAACCTGTACGTTCGAGGAACGGACCTCGCCCGAACCGGAGAGTGGAACGGGTCCACAAACGACGACGGCACGATCACTGCTGGCGACAGTTGGCGGATTCCAGTCGATAGCAGCGCCTACGAGGTCAGGGTCGTCTGGGAACCCGCGGATGGGGGCCAGCCGTCGGTGCTAGACAGCAGTGCGGGCCCCGACGCCTGA
- a CDS encoding molybdopterin-dependent oxidoreductase, giving the protein MGRLDAVTPPARVVDLGILVSILVLLATGVASMFAATPSTAWVYVTHGVVGVTLVGLVALKLWRVRRRVRARPTGVWTSIALAVLALAALATGIAWVFGLELDLGFWGLLNVHIALGLLVVPVLLVHLRRRFALPDRETVTDRRTALQMSGLLVGGAVVWRAQQSLNRVLDTAGARRRFTGSRPVEGESGNDFPVTMWVADDPDRVDLDTWSLRVRGRVDEPFSLDAEDLAPESETRALLDCTSGWYAERDWQGLSVGDLLEAADVRGDAGWVQFRSVTGYKWSLPIEEAREALLATHVDGERLTHGHGFPLRLVAPDRRGYQWVKWVEEVRVSRSRDLSESVAIFVSGL; this is encoded by the coding sequence ATGGGACGACTCGACGCCGTGACGCCGCCCGCGCGGGTGGTCGACCTGGGCATCCTCGTGTCCATTCTCGTCCTCCTGGCGACGGGCGTCGCGAGCATGTTCGCCGCGACGCCGAGCACCGCCTGGGTGTACGTCACCCACGGCGTCGTCGGCGTCACGCTCGTCGGCCTCGTCGCGCTGAAGCTCTGGCGCGTCCGCCGCCGCGTCCGCGCGAGACCGACCGGCGTCTGGACGTCGATCGCACTGGCTGTCCTCGCACTCGCCGCACTCGCGACTGGGATCGCGTGGGTGTTCGGGCTCGAACTCGATCTGGGATTCTGGGGGCTGCTCAACGTCCACATCGCGCTGGGGCTGCTCGTGGTGCCGGTTCTCCTCGTCCACCTCCGACGACGTTTCGCGCTCCCCGACCGGGAGACGGTGACCGACCGCCGGACGGCTCTGCAGATGAGTGGGCTGCTCGTCGGCGGTGCGGTCGTCTGGCGCGCCCAGCAGTCGCTCAATCGCGTGCTCGACACCGCGGGTGCACGCCGGCGATTCACGGGGTCGCGCCCGGTCGAGGGCGAGTCGGGCAACGACTTTCCGGTGACGATGTGGGTCGCCGACGATCCCGATCGGGTCGACCTCGACACCTGGTCGCTCCGTGTGCGAGGGCGAGTCGACGAACCGTTCTCGCTCGACGCCGAGGACCTCGCTCCCGAGAGCGAGACGCGCGCACTGCTCGATTGCACCAGCGGCTGGTACGCCGAGCGCGACTGGCAGGGCCTCTCTGTCGGCGATCTGCTCGAGGCGGCCGACGTCCGGGGCGACGCCGGCTGGGTCCAGTTCCGCTCGGTGACGGGCTACAAGTGGAGCCTCCCGATCGAGGAAGCACGCGAGGCGCTGCTGGCGACCCACGTCGACGGCGAGCGCCTCACCCACGGCCACGGCTTTCCCCTCCGACTCGTCGCGCCCGACCGGCGGGGCTACCAGTGGGTCAAGTGGGTCGAGGAAGTGCGAGTGAGTCGGAGCCGCGATCTGAGTGAGTCGGTCGCGATCTTCGTCAGCGGACTGTAG
- a CDS encoding DUF7472 family protein encodes MERSDVVEIAIAVGSVGVFVGALAVVGSMYGTDNSIAADGALPLVGALVLFVVVMALAGLYLAGQDS; translated from the coding sequence ATGGAGCGTTCAGACGTCGTCGAGATCGCGATCGCTGTCGGATCTGTCGGAGTGTTCGTCGGCGCGCTCGCGGTCGTCGGCTCGATGTACGGCACCGACAACAGCATCGCTGCCGACGGTGCGCTGCCGCTGGTCGGGGCGCTCGTACTGTTCGTCGTCGTGATGGCGCTCGCCGGCCTCTATCTGGCAGGTCAGGACTCCTGA
- the priL gene encoding DNA primase regulatory subunit PriL codes for MKPLHARYPFMQAARDAVDAAEIDLAAVVQRGDPAVERGLARVEAALEDGTVGEPARQSRVELLSYPVARVLVSIVDEAVLTRSYARAEAASAHDRFTEELASTTELKSTSGDSLGLRDLLAEFDLLGHVRAEDGPLEEAEEYRVEVGAYLELAAGQWGDEWRLVNRTLTGGEVPVDHDELLVLCRRAVERRVESGLPLNVPDAIADPLEEEVAQLRETLAELDLTRDIDTVVPDLFPPCMRALLDKIQKGEHLEHHSRFAITAFLTSIGMSTDEIVELYEINPGFGEEMTRYQTDHIRGESSPTEYSTPSCATMQSYGDCVNMDDRCERISHPMAYYEDALDEADEEDVTDWREAQEG; via the coding sequence ATGAAGCCGCTGCACGCGCGCTACCCGTTCATGCAGGCGGCCCGAGATGCCGTCGACGCCGCCGAGATCGATCTGGCGGCGGTCGTCCAGCGCGGCGATCCGGCCGTCGAGCGGGGCCTCGCCCGCGTCGAGGCCGCCCTCGAAGACGGGACGGTCGGGGAGCCAGCCCGGCAGTCCCGCGTGGAACTCCTCTCGTATCCGGTCGCTCGCGTGCTCGTCTCGATCGTCGACGAAGCGGTGTTGACGCGGTCGTACGCCCGTGCGGAGGCCGCGAGTGCTCACGATCGATTTACCGAGGAGTTAGCCTCGACCACAGAATTAAAATCGACCAGCGGTGACTCGTTGGGTCTGCGTGATCTGCTTGCCGAGTTCGACCTGCTGGGTCACGTTCGCGCCGAAGACGGCCCGCTCGAAGAGGCAGAGGAGTACCGGGTCGAGGTGGGGGCGTATCTCGAACTCGCCGCGGGACAGTGGGGTGACGAGTGGCGACTGGTCAATCGCACGCTCACAGGTGGCGAAGTCCCGGTCGACCACGACGAACTACTGGTGCTCTGCCGGCGGGCCGTCGAGCGCCGCGTCGAGTCGGGGCTCCCCCTGAACGTACCCGATGCGATCGCCGATCCTCTGGAGGAGGAGGTCGCCCAGCTACGGGAGACGCTGGCGGAACTCGATCTCACGCGGGACATCGATACCGTCGTGCCCGACCTGTTCCCGCCGTGTATGCGCGCGCTGCTGGACAAGATCCAGAAGGGCGAACACCTCGAACACCACTCGCGCTTTGCGATCACGGCCTTCCTGACGTCGATCGGGATGAGCACCGACGAGATCGTCGAACTCTACGAGATCAATCCCGGCTTCGGCGAGGAGATGACCCGGTATCAGACCGATCACATCCGCGGCGAGTCTAGCCCCACCGAATATTCGACGCCGTCGTGTGCCACCATGCAGTCCTACGGCGACTGTGTCAATATGGACGACCGCTGTGAGCGGATCTCCCATCCGATGGCCTACTACGAGGACGCCTTGGACGAGGCCGACGAAGAGGACGTCACCGACTGGCGCGAGGCCCAGGAAGGGTAG
- a CDS encoding amidohydrolase family protein, with protein sequence MSDHGSSCGCCNPPAGADTSAIRERMRQVYGPEELPGRRQFLKALAGVGAAGVLAGCTTSDGATNTTADPTETTAEPPGTTATATEDGVETLSGTLVVGEEMSVTEGTVRIEDGEIVSITEEGVESDDIIVPAFVNPHTHITDSTAKDGERARNYSWYELFIDPGLKSEINGNATRAEKRQAMIETMEFMRASGTGTFADFKEEGVTGIEDLNMADEQTAVEAVGLLTGAIDESADLQAEIENADGYNTYAPYGEQAERAREICADLGKVFALHSGEPNADDIDASLALNPDYTSHMVHTREQDYQTLSDDDIGVVCLPRSNLVILDELPPLERLHEATTVALATDNVMLNSSSMLREMEFTSKLFDVTVTEVLQMATINGARLIKRDEEIGSIEEGKRARLAVFSTDYELQNVVDPIAGIVRRATARDVERTVLY encoded by the coding sequence ATGAGCGATCACGGCTCGTCCTGCGGTTGCTGTAACCCACCTGCCGGAGCCGACACGTCGGCGATCAGAGAGCGGATGCGGCAGGTCTACGGTCCGGAGGAACTGCCCGGTCGTCGGCAGTTTCTCAAAGCGCTGGCGGGCGTCGGCGCGGCTGGCGTGCTCGCCGGCTGTACGACCTCCGACGGCGCGACGAATACGACGGCCGATCCGACCGAGACGACAGCCGAGCCGCCTGGGACGACCGCGACTGCTACCGAAGACGGCGTCGAAACGCTCTCGGGGACGCTCGTCGTCGGCGAGGAGATGTCCGTCACCGAGGGGACCGTCCGGATCGAAGACGGCGAGATCGTCTCGATCACCGAGGAAGGCGTCGAGTCGGACGACATCATCGTGCCGGCGTTCGTCAATCCGCATACCCACATCACTGATTCGACCGCCAAAGACGGTGAACGCGCCCGGAACTACTCCTGGTACGAGCTGTTCATCGATCCCGGTCTGAAGAGTGAGATCAACGGCAACGCGACTCGAGCGGAGAAACGCCAGGCGATGATCGAGACGATGGAGTTCATGCGTGCGTCCGGGACCGGGACGTTCGCCGACTTCAAGGAGGAAGGGGTCACGGGAATCGAGGACCTCAACATGGCCGACGAACAGACCGCCGTCGAGGCAGTCGGCCTGTTGACCGGGGCGATCGACGAGTCTGCAGACCTCCAGGCTGAAATCGAAAACGCAGACGGCTACAACACCTACGCACCCTATGGCGAGCAGGCCGAGCGAGCACGCGAGATCTGTGCCGATCTCGGGAAGGTGTTCGCACTCCACTCGGGCGAGCCCAACGCCGACGACATCGACGCCAGCCTCGCGCTGAACCCCGACTACACCTCTCACATGGTTCACACCCGCGAGCAGGACTACCAGACGCTCTCGGACGACGACATCGGAGTCGTCTGTCTGCCACGGTCGAACCTCGTGATCCTGGACGAACTCCCGCCGCTCGAACGACTCCACGAGGCGACGACGGTCGCGCTCGCGACTGACAACGTGATGCTCAACTCCTCGTCGATGCTGCGGGAGATGGAGTTCACGAGCAAACTGTTCGACGTCACGGTGACGGAGGTGTTACAGATGGCCACGATTAACGGCGCACGCCTCATCAAGCGCGACGAGGAGATCGGCTCGATCGAGGAAGGCAAACGCGCCCGCCTCGCCGTCTTCAGCACCGACTACGAGTTGCAGAACGTCGTCGACCCGATCGCCGGTATCGTCCGGCGAGCGACGGCCCGGGACGTCGAGCGGACGGTCCTCTACTAG
- a CDS encoding DUF7139 domain-containing protein codes for MTSLGEAYGDDRWNGRDPRWIAIGAGAFVAGVVAIVLAIAIVATSFGDALGLTGTYEAREPAGILAGLGVPAMLLGVVAVLPSSRRQGVGVVLGALCCLAGVALFQHAYPWMWPPAEPSMAFETSMTYFAGAVLAFGSVFSTVASYRVRNNPQGTVRMELQRQGETKTVKVSRDQYRQYKQAMRGDGGEQTQVIKEIESKFNE; via the coding sequence ATGACGAGTCTCGGGGAGGCCTACGGCGACGACCGCTGGAACGGCCGGGACCCGCGCTGGATCGCGATCGGCGCGGGGGCGTTCGTCGCCGGCGTCGTCGCCATCGTGCTGGCCATCGCGATCGTCGCGACGTCGTTCGGCGACGCCCTCGGACTCACCGGAACCTACGAGGCCCGCGAACCGGCCGGGATCCTCGCCGGACTGGGCGTGCCCGCGATGTTGCTCGGCGTGGTCGCCGTCCTGCCGTCGAGTCGCCGACAGGGCGTCGGGGTCGTCCTCGGCGCACTGTGCTGTCTGGCGGGCGTCGCGCTCTTTCAGCATGCCTACCCCTGGATGTGGCCGCCCGCCGAGCCGTCGATGGCCTTCGAGACGTCGATGACCTATTTCGCTGGTGCCGTGCTGGCGTTCGGATCGGTCTTTTCGACGGTCGCCAGTTACCGCGTGCGGAACAATCCGCAGGGAACGGTTCGGATGGAACTGCAACGCCAGGGCGAGACGAAGACAGTCAAGGTCTCGCGGGATCAGTACCGCCAGTACAAGCAGGCGATGCGCGGCGACGGCGGCGAACAGACCCAGGTTATCAAAGAGATCGAGTCGAAGTTCAACGAGTAG
- a CDS encoding SWIM zinc finger family protein, which yields MPDPLPTPSSRKTALAPDPRTMDERAARAWTERMAVRPLGAGRYAVDSQSGATYVVDLLHGRCTCPDHEIRGERCKHLRRVAIEVTSHRVPPPGKRRATCAQCGVEMFVPEASGEPALCGACTFEPGDVVLDRETGDRLAVARVTTVRADEYVVESADCTVSEYETNAGYPDEDLVVEASYLGETVRRETPRVYAFPHSRLAGTDQQLLDA from the coding sequence ATGCCCGATCCACTCCCGACCCCCTCCAGTAGAAAGACCGCACTCGCACCCGACCCCCGGACGATGGACGAGCGGGCGGCCCGCGCCTGGACCGAACGGATGGCCGTCCGCCCGCTCGGTGCCGGTCGTTACGCCGTCGACAGCCAGAGCGGCGCGACCTACGTCGTCGACCTTCTCCATGGGCGCTGTACCTGCCCGGATCACGAAATCCGCGGCGAGCGGTGTAAACACCTCCGCAGAGTCGCCATCGAGGTGACCAGCCACCGCGTTCCCCCACCCGGGAAACGACGGGCGACCTGCGCGCAGTGTGGCGTCGAGATGTTCGTCCCCGAAGCGTCGGGCGAACCCGCGCTCTGTGGCGCGTGTACATTCGAGCCCGGTGACGTGGTCCTGGACCGCGAGACTGGCGACCGACTCGCCGTCGCCCGCGTCACGACTGTTCGCGCCGACGAGTACGTCGTCGAGAGCGCCGACTGCACAGTTTCAGAGTACGAGACCAACGCCGGCTACCCGGACGAGGACCTCGTCGTCGAGGCGAGCTACCTCGGTGAGACGGTCCGCCGGGAGACGCCGCGCGTCTACGCGTTCCCCCACTCGCGGCTGGCCGGGACCGACCAGCAACTACTGGACGCCTGA